A stretch of Pseudonocardia abyssalis DNA encodes these proteins:
- a CDS encoding rhodanese-like domain-containing protein, giving the protein MSGVEEMVIAAKAGIENLAAADAAAELEHADALLVDVREPCETVRGVIPGAVLVPRGMLEFRADSATAHHLDGFDPGRRVILYCATGSRSALAACSLQELGYRDVAHLRGGFTAWLHDGRPVAAARPHADGHPSTQDDGAS; this is encoded by the coding sequence GTGAGCGGTGTCGAAGAGATGGTGATCGCCGCCAAGGCGGGCATCGAGAACCTTGCCGCCGCGGACGCGGCGGCCGAGCTCGAGCACGCCGACGCGCTGCTGGTGGATGTCCGCGAGCCCTGCGAGACCGTGCGCGGCGTCATCCCTGGCGCGGTGCTCGTGCCGCGCGGGATGCTCGAGTTCCGCGCCGACAGCGCGACTGCTCATCATCTCGACGGGTTCGACCCGGGCCGGCGCGTGATTCTCTATTGCGCCACCGGATCCCGCTCCGCTCTCGCGGCTTGCTCGCTGCAGGAACTCGGCTACCGCGACGTCGCCCATCTGCGCGGCGGCTTCACGGCGTGGCTCCACGACGGCAGGCCGGTGGCGGCGGCCCGCCCCCATGCAGACGGCCACCCCTCGACGCAGGACGACGGCGCGTCATGA